The following proteins come from a genomic window of Triticum aestivum cultivar Chinese Spring chromosome 6A, IWGSC CS RefSeq v2.1, whole genome shotgun sequence:
- the LOC123130160 gene encoding uncharacterized protein: MGSLFSSTAGGDGGAAAFDYANPPPGSRMSKEDIVAFRISQLVDVALEHYNSNNPGAEFEYPEYPPTTEMNAVCIGFRETFWYHLGFSARPVDATAETQHFFAELYFDRRWCQIVVETCTILEKPLCRFRASCAFCPDESNVLHPSSADFFCGKQDHEKEFFRKRDMLVRPFNSFMTPPDIDSTDDP, encoded by the exons ATGGGTTCCTTATTCTCTTCCActgccggcggcgacggcggcgccgctGCCTTTGATTACGCCAACCCTCCCCCAGGCAGCCGTATGTCAAAAGA AGATATCGTCGCCTTCCGAATTTCTCAGCTTGTTGACGTCGCCCTTGAACATTACAACTCCAACAACCCG GGTGCCGAGTTCGAGTATCCTGAGTATCCTCCCACCACAGAGATGAACGCCGTCTGCATCGGTTTTAGGGAAACTTTCTGGTACCACCTCGGCTTTTCGGCTCGCCCAGTGGATGCCACCGCCGAGACGCAACACTTCTTTgccgagctatattttgatagaCGCTGGTGCCAAATAGTCGTTGAAACATGCACTATCTTAG AAAAGCCGTTGTGCCGCTTTAGAGCCTCGTGTGCATTTTGTCCAGATGAATCCAATGTCTTGCACCCAAGCAGTGCAGATTTTTTCTGTGGAAAACAAGATCACGAAAAAGAATTCTTTCGCAAGAGAGATATGCTAGTGCGGCCATTCAATTCTTTTATGACACCTCCTGATATAGATAGCACCGACGATCCATGA